In Fusarium fujikuroi IMI 58289 draft genome, chromosome FFUJ_chr08, one genomic interval encodes:
- a CDS encoding related to nucleoside-diphosphate-sugar epimerase — protein MTQTKDHVLITGAGGFIGQELITCLLKDMPNALFTLTDIITPPIPSGADHQVTSLKADLTDPSAVTSLLSNRFSHVYILHGLMSGGAEANLDLGLKINVDSVRSILDVLRTEYPGTKVVFASSCAIYGQTDLVTEFGTLPQPKSSYGIQKLLVELLINDYSRRGLLDGRIVRLPTVIVRPGAPSAAASSFASGIVRESLQGVPNILPVSRDLELWVCSPATVIKNLIKIKDVPKEKFGDSRVVNLPGITVTVQEILDALKEVGGEKALAQIEEKRDPAIEAIVNSWPAKFDVSRAYGLGLEADGKALDAVKAFHAKIAKN, from the coding sequence ATGACACAAACAAAAGATCATGTTCTCATAACCGGAGCCGGTGGCTTCATCGGCCAAGAACTCATCACATGTCTCCTCAAAGACATGCCCAACGCTCTCTTCACTCTCACCGACATCATCACACCCCCCATTCCCTCAGGAGCAGATCACCAGGTCACATCCCTCAAAGCAGACCTAACAGACCCATCAGCTGTTACATCCCTGCTATCCAACCGTTTCAGTCACGTATACATCCTTCATGGTCTCATGTCCGGTGGTGCAGAAGCCAATCTAGATCTAGGACTCAAGATCAACGTTGACTCGGTGCGAAGTATCCTTGACGTGCTACGAACTGAATACCCTGGTACGAAGGTGGTATTCGCTAGCTCGTGCGCCATCTACGGTCAGACAGATCTAGTGACAGAGTTTGGCACACTTCCTCAGCCTAAGAGTTCATACGGCATTCAGAAATTGCTTGTAGAGCTTTTGATAAATGATTACTCTCGTCGTGGTCTTCTCGACGGACGTATCGTTCGATTACCCACTGTTATTGTCCGTCCAGGCGCACCATCAGCAGCTGCATCAAGCTTTGCATCAGGCATTGTCCGAGAGTCTCTCCAGGGAGTCCCCAACATTCTACCCGTTAGCAGAGACCTCGAGCTATGGGTCTGTAGTCCTGCTACAGTTATCAAGAACCTCATTAAGATCAAAGACGTTCCAAAGGAGAAGTTCGGCGACTCGAGAGTGGTCAACCTGCCGGGCATCACTGTCACCGTGCAGGAGATATTGGACGCTCTGAAGGAGGTTGGTGGTGAGAAGGCGCTGGCGCagattgaagagaagagagatccGGCTATTGAGGCTATTGTAAATAGTTGGCCAGCGAAATTCGATGTATCTAGGGCTTATGGTCTTGGACTTGAGGCCGATGGAAAGGCGTTGGATGCTGTCAAGGCGTTCCATGCAAAGATTGCCAAGAATTAG
- a CDS encoding related to neuraminidase (sialidase), translating into MAPNIQTIPIPSATVQSHASNLLQLPDKTVLCTWFGGSQEGLPDISIWLSRLEPGSSSWTTPQKISFDENRSCQNPVLFRAPNNGDIWLLHTSQDAGNQDGAYILKRTSSDQGRTWSEPSRLLPDVTGIFIRQPIVINGDGTWILPVFYCRTEPGHRWIGSDDISGVLYSGDNGATWKEKQAPDSVGSVHMNILPPASGSSSWVAFYRSRWADNVYRSTSKNGIDWETPKATTLPNPNSGICAARLSSGHIAIVFNRSNASADTLKRQGLYDDITPEDDKRPNQVTKTGKDAIWGTPRKTLTLGVSEDEGLTWRERVLEDGDGFCGTNSSSGQENRELSYPSIYIEKDGDRDVAHVAYTWHRQHIKYVRIHDVDGWVSST; encoded by the coding sequence ATGGCACCAAATATTCAGACTATTCCTATTCCTTCAGCGACAGTTCAATCGCACGCTTCAAATTTGTTGCAACTCCCTGACAAGACTGTGCTCTGTACGTGGTTTGGTGGTTCACAAGAAGGACTGCCTGACATCAGCATCTGGCTGTCTCGATTAGAGCCTGGTTCATCGTCTTGGACTACCCCGCAGAAGATCTCGTTTGATGAGAATAGAAGTTGTCAAAATCCAGTCTTGTTCAGAGCACCTAATAATGGGGATATCTGGTTGCTTCACACTTCGCAAGACGCGGGTAATCAGGATGGCGCTTATATCCTGAAGCGCACATCGTCTGACCAGGGTCGTACTTGGTCTGAGCCTAGTCGGCTACTGCCTGACGTGACTGGCATCTTTATCAGACAACCCATTGTCATTAATGGAGACGGTACCTGGATCTTGCCAGTTTTCTACTGTCGCACAGAACCTGGCCATAGATGGATTGGAAGTGACGATATCTCCGGCGTTCTCTACTCAGGTGATAATGGCGCAACTTGGAAGGAGAAGCAAGCACCAGATAGCGTCGGCTCAGTCCACATGAACATCCTCCCCCCAGcatctggctcatcatcttggGTAGCATTCTACCGCAGCCGCTGGGCAGACAATGTCTACCGCTCAACATCCAAAAACGGCATCGACTGGGAAAcaccaaaagcaacaacCCTCCCAAACCCTAACAGCGGTATCTGTGCAGCCCGCTTATCATCAGGCCATatcgccatcgtcttcaacagATCCAACGCCTCAGCCGATACCCTCAAGAGACAAGGCTTATACGATGACATCACGCCTGAGGATGATAAGCGACCCAATCAGGTCACCAAGACAGGAAAGGATGCGATTTGGGGAACGCCGAGAAAGACGTTGACGCTTGGAGTTTCGGAGGATGAGGGGCTGACGTGGAGAGAGCGTGtgcttgaagatggagatgggttTTGTGGGACAAATAGTTCTTCGGGACAGGAGAATAGGGAATTGAGTTATCCGAGTATTTATATTGAAAAGGATGGGGATAGGGATGTTGCGCATGTGGCGTATACTTGGCATCGGCAGCATATTAAATATGTGAGGattcatgatgttgatggatggGTTAGCTCCACTTAA
- a CDS encoding related to aryl-alcohol dehydrogenases, with protein sequence MFGDISVGESHHHLVPSSQVPSEWNTLGLKISKVILGCMTFGSSSWQGSPWVLDEEDGLKLLKAAYDQGINTWDTADTYSNGESEVIIGKALKKFNIPRQKVVILSKIFNPVMDDGTRPASINDGPLVNQMGLSRKHVFHAVDKCLERLGTDYIDRETPPEEIMRALHDVVQSGKVRYIGASSMYTWEFARLQYIAQSKGWTPFISMQPFYNLLYREEEREMLPFCEATGVGVIPWSPIARGLLAKPLSSKNDEANQSIRSQSDKKTETWFADANLEIVNRVEKVAADKGISMALVATAWVLQKGCYPILGLNSEKRIKESVEALNVKFTKEELEYLESEYRPRNIQGM encoded by the exons ATGTTCGGCGATATCAGCGTTGGCGAG tcacatcatcatctcgtaCCATCCTCACAAGTGCCTTCAGAATGGAATACGTTAG GCCTCAAAATCTCAAAGGTCATCCTCGGCTGCATGACCTTTGGCTCAAGCTCATGGCAAGGCTCACCCTGGGTtctcgacgaggaagatggcctgAAGCTTCTCAAAGCTGCTTATGACCAGGGCATCAACACCTGGGATACAGCTGATACGTACTCCAATGGCGAGTCAGAGGTCATCATTGGCAAGgcgttgaagaagttcaacATTCCTCGTCAAAAGGTCGTTATTTTGTCAAAGATCTTTAACCCAGTTATGGATGATGGTACAAGGCCTGCTAGTATCAATGATGGGCCGCTTGTGAATCAGATGGGGTTGAGTAGGAAGCATGTTTTCCATGCTGTTGATAAGTGTCTTGAACGTCTTGGAACCGATTACATTG ATCGTGAAACACCCCCGGAAGAGATCATGCGCGCTCTACACGACGTCGTTCAATCTGGCAAAGTCCGCTACATCGGTGCCTCATCAATGTACACGTGGGAATTCGCCCGTCTCCAATATATCGCCCAATCCAAAGGCTGGACACCCTTCATCTCCATGCAACCCTTCTACAACCTCCTGTACCGCGAAGAGGAACGAGAAATGCTCCCCTTTTGTGAAGCCACAGGTGTCGGCGTCATTCCCTGGAGTCCCATCGCACGTGGTCTTCTCGCAAAGCCTTTGTCGAGCAAGAATGATGAGGCGAATCAGTCGATTAGGAGTCAGAGTGATAAGAAGACGGAAACGTGGTTTGCAGATGCGAATTTGGAGATTGTAAATCGGGTTGAGAAAGTTGCTGCTGATAAGGGGATTAGTATGGCCCTTGTTGCCACAGCATGGGTGCTGCAAAAGGGGTGTTATCCGATTTTGGGGCTGAATTCTGAAAAGAGAATTAAGGAGTCGGTGGAGGCGCTGAATGTCAAGTTTACAAAGGAGGAGTTGGAGTATTTGGAGAGCGAATACCGGCCAAGGAATATCCAAGGCATGTAG